From a single Synechococcales cyanobacterium T60_A2020_003 genomic region:
- a CDS encoding NINE protein: protein MLSQPKRRPIAIGLAIASTVLPLSGLHKFYLGQPIWGIVYLLLSWTPIPKIASLMEAVWYFLQTATEFHSRFNALELSAPLTSVSSANAVQAIADALRQLESLRQEGLISEYEFEQKRRQLLKSTP, encoded by the coding sequence ATGCTGAGCCAGCCCAAACGGCGACCTATCGCGATCGGACTAGCGATCGCCAGTACAGTTTTACCCCTATCGGGATTACATAAGTTCTATCTTGGGCAACCCATCTGGGGGATCGTCTATCTGCTGCTAAGCTGGACACCCATCCCAAAAATTGCAAGTCTCATGGAAGCAGTATGGTACTTTCTCCAAACCGCAACCGAATTCCACAGTCGTTTCAACGCACTGGAACTATCTGCGCCTCTGACCTCCGTATCATCAGCTAACGCCGTACAGGCGATCGCCGACGCCCTGCGCCAACTGGAATCGCTCCGTCAAGAGGGACTCATTTCCGAATATGAGTTTGAACAGAAACGCCGACAACTCCTCAAGTCGACGCCTTAA
- a CDS encoding molecular chaperone DnaJ, protein MTQFSDPYSVLGIAVSADDQRVLKRHRAIAKLLHPDALANATAEDAVLASQILARLVNPAYQEIKSENGRAEVLARLRMDIRYKSRQSPPTPSTAESQALLESPSHSLDTLYEDAIASFAEKQYSPLSQFPIITPQILELNAIYLYIKIGSPEILEKRTGVIPAVAARPISYAPVPDVPAGKSEPSYAERHAERAKEYLKKRNWSMAVQELRDAIRLEPDRGEFHALLAIAYFMQNLPGMAKVHCRQALKLDPKNPLALRYAPKLGVETETSAPASRPSPKGDRPLSASAPSRENRKGLFGLFSKR, encoded by the coding sequence TTGACACAATTTTCAGACCCGTATTCCGTCCTTGGCATAGCTGTCTCTGCAGATGATCAGCGGGTGCTTAAGCGTCATCGTGCGATCGCCAAACTTTTACATCCGGATGCCTTAGCCAATGCCACCGCCGAAGATGCCGTGTTAGCGAGCCAAATTCTGGCACGCTTAGTAAACCCTGCCTATCAAGAAATTAAAAGTGAGAATGGGCGCGCCGAAGTGCTGGCTCGCCTTCGGATGGACATTCGCTACAAATCTCGCCAAAGTCCGCCGACTCCCTCTACAGCAGAGTCCCAAGCACTGTTAGAGTCCCCCTCTCACTCTCTCGATACGCTTTACGAGGATGCGATTGCCAGTTTTGCTGAAAAGCAATATAGTCCGCTGTCGCAATTTCCGATTATCACCCCGCAGATTCTAGAACTCAACGCCATCTATCTCTATATCAAGATCGGATCTCCCGAGATTCTGGAAAAGCGAACGGGAGTTATTCCAGCGGTGGCTGCACGTCCAATCTCCTATGCTCCCGTGCCTGATGTGCCAGCAGGTAAGAGTGAGCCTAGCTACGCGGAGCGCCATGCTGAACGGGCTAAGGAGTACCTCAAAAAACGGAACTGGTCGATGGCTGTCCAAGAGTTGCGGGATGCGATTCGTCTAGAGCCAGATCGAGGGGAATTTCATGCCTTGCTGGCGATCGCCTACTTCATGCAAAACCTGCCAGGGATGGCAAAAGTTCACTGTCGTCAGGCTCTAAAGCTTGACCCCAAGAACCCATTAGCCCTGCGTTATGCTCCAAAGCTGGGTGTTGAAACGGAGACTTCAGCCCCAGCCTCCCGACCCTCACCGAAGGGCGATCGCCCCTTGTCTGCCTCTGCGCCATCTCGAGAGAATCGGAAAGGGTTGTTTGGTCTTTTTAGCAAACGCTAG
- a CDS encoding ComEA family DNA-binding protein, whose translation MVSRWLSPFRQSLRSRLLSDPFYRFQSLEELQFAATLGIRIDVNRATVDDWLRLPGLSIHQARSLVHLTQSGLQLYSLDDIAAVLGITSRHLQAFAPILLFCHYDAESISYPQRINPNYAPLQELQTILPIDSDLATRIINLRSTGSKFKNLVDFQTRLQLSNDQIALLMHYLSFS comes from the coding sequence ATGGTATCTCGCTGGCTTTCACCCTTCCGTCAATCCCTGCGATCGCGCCTACTCAGCGATCCGTTCTATCGATTTCAAAGCCTAGAGGAGCTGCAATTCGCCGCCACCCTTGGCATTCGCATTGATGTTAATCGGGCGACCGTTGATGATTGGCTGCGGCTCCCCGGACTTTCGATCCATCAGGCGCGATCGCTGGTTCACCTCACGCAATCCGGCCTTCAGCTCTACTCCCTAGATGATATCGCCGCTGTCTTGGGGATAACGTCACGCCACCTCCAAGCCTTTGCGCCTATCCTCCTCTTCTGCCACTACGATGCCGAAAGCATCAGTTACCCCCAACGAATCAATCCAAACTACGCTCCTCTGCAAGAGCTACAAACCATTCTGCCCATCGATTCAGATTTGGCCACCCGCATTATCAACCTGCGCTCAACAGGGTCAAAATTCAAGAATCTAGTAGATTTTCAAACCCGTCTCCAACTCTCAAACGACCA